The following coding sequences lie in one Polluticoccus soli genomic window:
- a CDS encoding FtsL-like putative cell division protein → MSEQVNVQEQGQTPVQRVRNDWKTLVEKISYNAIVSNVPYLAFVAVLCVLYINNTQRAVEMQRELNKQNKILKELRWKYMDIKTQLMYTRMETQVIRNASAIGLKPLILPAYTIEKDSAATKPVD, encoded by the coding sequence ATGAGCGAGCAAGTAAATGTACAGGAGCAGGGGCAGACGCCTGTACAGCGTGTCCGGAACGACTGGAAGACGCTGGTGGAGAAAATATCCTACAATGCGATAGTGAGCAATGTGCCCTACCTGGCTTTTGTGGCGGTACTGTGCGTGCTGTACATCAACAACACACAACGCGCAGTAGAAATGCAACGCGAGCTGAACAAGCAGAACAAGATACTGAAGGAATTGCGCTGGAAGTATATGGACATAAAGACCCAGCTGATGTATACGAGGATGGAGACACAAGTGATCAGAAATGCATCGGCTATTGGGCTGAAACCATTGATATTGCCGGCGTACACGATAGAAAAAGATTCAGCGGCCACAAAACCTGTTGACTAA
- a CDS encoding YjjG family noncanonical pyrimidine nucleotidase, whose translation MTQQYKHLFFDLDHTLWDFDKNSEVTLLHLYNEYKLEERNIAPFTEFLDIFNYHNDRLWTRFRSGYIKRDELRWKRFWLTLLDFKIGDTALAHELSSAYLEMLPTQTLLVPHAKEVLEHCSKKYELHLITNGFENTQWMKLQYSGIASYFKEIITSEKSNCLKPHTDIFDYALKATGGTINDSIMIGDALEIDIKGAYNAGWDQVYYNPARIEHDHNPTHEVESLQELLEIF comes from the coding sequence ATGACACAGCAGTATAAGCACCTCTTTTTTGACCTTGATCACACGCTTTGGGATTTTGACAAAAACTCAGAAGTGACACTGCTGCATTTGTATAACGAGTACAAGCTGGAAGAACGCAACATTGCGCCCTTCACAGAGTTCCTCGATATCTTCAATTACCACAACGATAGACTCTGGACGCGTTTCCGCTCGGGATACATCAAGCGCGATGAACTGCGCTGGAAGCGTTTCTGGCTGACACTACTCGATTTCAAAATAGGTGACACTGCACTGGCGCATGAGCTGAGCAGCGCTTACCTCGAGATGCTGCCCACGCAAACCTTACTGGTTCCCCATGCCAAAGAAGTGCTGGAGCACTGCAGTAAGAAATATGAGTTGCACCTCATCACTAACGGGTTTGAAAACACCCAGTGGATGAAGCTGCAATATTCAGGCATTGCATCTTATTTCAAAGAGATCATCACGTCTGAGAAAAGCAATTGCCTCAAGCCTCATACTGACATCTTTGATTACGCGCTGAAAGCTACCGGCGGCACTATTAACGATAGCATCATGATAGGTGATGCACTGGAAATAGACATCAAGGGTGCCTACAACGCCGGTTGGGACCAGGTGTACTACAACCCGGCCCGCATAGAGCACGATCACAATCCCACACACGAGGTAGAAAGCCTGCAGGAGTTGCTGGAGATATTCTAG
- a CDS encoding UDP-N-acetylmuramoyl-L-alanyl-D-glutamate--2,6-diaminopimelate ligase, which produces MVTLKDILLPLQPVKTVGDTSVEVKSIAIDSRKVQQGTVFVAVKGTAVDGHQFIEKAIELGAVAVVCETMPSSQKEGVAYVQVKDTAETAGLMADAFYGNPSMQVKVVGVTGTNGKTTVATLLYRLFSGLGYKCGLISTVQNHIGDEVEVSTHTTPDAISVQSLLARMAEAKCQYVFMEVSSHAVHQRRIAGLKFAGALFTNITHDHLDYHKTFDEYIRVKKRFFDDLGEDAFALTNADDKRGSVMLQNTKAEKNAYSLKAPATFKGKILENNLTGLVMTVDNHEAHFRMIGTFNAYNLLAVYGAAVLLGEDKMKVLSVLSDLHGAPGRFETYMSPNDKVLGIVDYAHTPDALINVLATINQLRTKGQQVITVVGCGGDRDKAKRPIMAEVACEHSDRVILTADNPRSEDPEAILNEMEAGLTAAHRRKMLRITDRREAIKTACALAQPDDILLIAGKGHETYQEIKGVKTHFDDREVLTEAFKTLNK; this is translated from the coding sequence ATGGTAACGCTAAAAGACATATTGCTTCCCCTGCAACCGGTAAAAACGGTTGGTGATACTTCTGTGGAAGTAAAAAGCATTGCCATTGACTCGCGCAAGGTGCAGCAGGGAACTGTGTTTGTTGCCGTGAAAGGTACCGCTGTTGATGGTCACCAGTTCATTGAGAAAGCGATCGAGCTGGGTGCTGTTGCGGTTGTTTGTGAAACAATGCCATCGTCGCAGAAAGAAGGCGTGGCTTATGTGCAGGTAAAAGATACCGCTGAAACTGCAGGTCTGATGGCTGACGCGTTCTATGGCAATCCGTCTATGCAAGTGAAGGTAGTAGGTGTTACCGGAACTAACGGTAAGACTACAGTTGCTACCTTATTATATAGGCTGTTTTCAGGGTTGGGTTATAAATGTGGACTGATCTCTACTGTGCAGAATCATATCGGTGATGAAGTAGAGGTGTCAACCCACACGACTCCTGATGCAATATCAGTGCAATCGCTGCTCGCGAGAATGGCAGAAGCAAAATGCCAGTATGTGTTCATGGAAGTGAGCTCACATGCCGTGCACCAGCGCAGGATAGCGGGGTTAAAATTTGCTGGCGCGTTGTTCACCAATATCACGCACGACCATCTTGATTACCACAAGACATTTGACGAATATATAAGAGTTAAGAAAAGGTTCTTTGACGATCTGGGCGAGGACGCTTTTGCGCTCACCAATGCTGATGACAAACGAGGCAGCGTGATGTTGCAAAACACCAAAGCAGAGAAAAACGCCTACAGCCTGAAGGCTCCGGCCACTTTCAAAGGAAAGATACTGGAGAATAACCTGACTGGCTTGGTGATGACGGTCGACAATCATGAAGCACACTTCAGGATGATCGGCACATTCAATGCCTACAATCTCCTGGCTGTTTATGGTGCTGCGGTATTGCTGGGTGAGGATAAAATGAAAGTGCTTTCTGTGCTGAGCGATCTGCATGGTGCGCCGGGAAGATTTGAGACCTATATGTCACCGAATGACAAGGTGCTGGGTATAGTGGACTATGCCCACACGCCCGATGCCTTGATCAATGTTCTGGCTACTATCAACCAGCTGCGCACAAAAGGTCAGCAGGTGATAACAGTTGTAGGCTGCGGCGGTGACAGGGACAAAGCAAAGCGTCCCATTATGGCGGAAGTGGCCTGCGAACACAGTGACAGGGTGATATTGACAGCGGATAATCCGCGTAGCGAAGATCCCGAAGCGATACTGAATGAAATGGAGGCCGGTCTGACTGCCGCGCACAGAAGAAAAATGCTGCGCATCACCGACAGGCGCGAAGCGATAAAAACGGCATGTGCTCTGGCTCAGCCCGACGATATACTGTTGATAGCAGGAAAAGGGCATGAGACATACCAGGAAATAAAAGGAGTGAAAACACATTTTGATGATAGAGAAGTGTTGACAGAGGCTTTTAAAACACTTAATAAGTAA
- the mraZ gene encoding division/cell wall cluster transcriptional repressor MraZ, with product MTSFLGEYEVAMDSKGRFLLPAGFRKQLPEGSGERFVINRGFEHCLTMYTMDSWNVLSEKINRLNDFNPKVREFKRLFLNGATIIEVDSAGRVLLPKPLQEYAGMKKDVIMSAQGNKVELWDKDTYYNYINQHAAGFSNLAAEVAGGDFINPFEGL from the coding sequence ATGACAAGCTTTTTAGGCGAATATGAAGTAGCGATGGACTCCAAGGGGCGCTTTTTGCTCCCTGCAGGTTTCCGCAAGCAACTACCGGAAGGTAGCGGCGAGCGCTTCGTTATTAACCGTGGCTTCGAACACTGCCTGACCATGTACACCATGGATAGTTGGAATGTATTATCAGAAAAGATCAATCGTCTGAACGATTTCAATCCTAAGGTTAGGGAATTCAAAAGGCTCTTCCTGAACGGGGCGACAATTATTGAGGTAGATAGCGCTGGTAGGGTGTTGTTGCCAAAGCCGTTGCAGGAATATGCGGGCATGAAGAAAGATGTCATAATGTCTGCGCAGGGCAATAAAGTGGAATTGTGGGATAAAGATACTTATTACAACTACATAAATCAGCATGCTGCAGGGTTTAGCAACCTGGCGGCAGAAGTGGCCGGTGGCGATTTTATTAACCCTTTTGAAGGTTTATAA
- a CDS encoding TonB-dependent receptor has translation MNRIFTSLLMLCSYSMSAQEWRLAGTVKDNTGTPVVSATVSLLQASDSSWVQSSLTTENGEYSFDKVVNGKYLLDIQALGFVSKKLAVPESQSARLDVVLDKRAGTLDQVTVTASKPFIENGPGKMVVNVGSMVQAIGSTAYDVLVKSPGVTIDAQGNISIQGKQGITVLINERPTYLSGRELVDYLKSLPSDDVAQLELITQPSSRYDAEGSSGIINIVQKKNRKEGFNGSINITPGYGIYPTFHNNGRLTWKKGKLNSYINASYMEATGFLRADYKRDLVDDEKNILTHMEGDAFMKEHFSDAMVRAGADYDVNDKTIGGVLINYNYHPNTQLDESKDYITDVASSATFFSHALHERGFLRKRIAANAYLKNKINNKHNIITNADYTRNFTKSRQLLDNKNQKLSGEDLGNGLLVRSWTPTTIDAKSLKSDYTGELSKTTKIEAGVKCSYTTTDNNAMFDIYTPEGWVYDSARTNRFVYKENINAAYFSVNHQFGERWKTQAGLRMENTNTSGLQDIGNQYFERHFTNVFPTAYISYTVNKKNEVQLNCGRRINRPQYNRLNPFAEYISQYYYEIGNPELNPEITTDVELTHVYNSMLTTRAWYSKTTSGMNAVTFKDSKPNTAYRQFINIAEGSNTGLSASMYKKLLDWWEISINGWASYTSFYNANTKEHRSGSGWGVDLDSQFAFKDGWKAETHIGFTGPYQDGLYTRVKPAIWTSAGVSKKVLKDSGTIALNIEDPFLAYRHIWASNTGEVIANGQFKYHTIHYGLSFVYNFGRETNGKQRENVTDEAKRM, from the coding sequence ATGAACCGCATCTTTACAAGCCTCCTCATGCTATGCAGCTATAGCATGTCTGCACAGGAGTGGCGCCTTGCCGGAACCGTCAAAGACAACACCGGCACTCCTGTAGTTTCTGCAACAGTCAGTTTGCTACAAGCCTCCGATTCATCCTGGGTACAATCCTCGCTAACCACAGAGAACGGCGAATACAGCTTTGACAAGGTCGTAAACGGCAAATACCTACTGGATATACAGGCACTGGGATTTGTCAGCAAGAAGCTGGCGGTGCCGGAGAGCCAATCGGCCCGGCTGGATGTGGTGCTGGATAAACGAGCCGGTACACTCGACCAGGTGACTGTAACAGCCAGTAAGCCATTCATAGAGAATGGTCCGGGCAAAATGGTAGTGAATGTCGGCTCGATGGTGCAGGCTATAGGTAGCACAGCTTATGATGTTTTAGTAAAATCACCAGGGGTAACAATAGACGCGCAAGGCAACATTTCCATACAAGGCAAGCAAGGCATTACAGTGCTTATTAACGAACGCCCGACATATTTATCGGGAAGAGAGCTGGTAGATTACCTGAAGTCGCTGCCGTCGGATGATGTGGCACAACTCGAGCTGATCACTCAACCTTCGTCGCGCTATGATGCCGAAGGCAGCAGTGGTATCATCAACATTGTACAAAAAAAGAACAGGAAAGAAGGTTTCAATGGCAGCATCAATATTACACCGGGATACGGTATCTACCCAACATTTCACAACAATGGCCGCCTAACGTGGAAGAAAGGAAAGCTGAATAGCTATATCAATGCCAGCTACATGGAAGCCACAGGCTTTTTACGGGCCGACTATAAACGTGACCTGGTAGATGATGAAAAGAATATCCTGACACATATGGAAGGTGATGCGTTTATGAAAGAACACTTTTCGGATGCGATGGTTCGTGCAGGCGCCGACTATGATGTAAACGACAAAACCATCGGCGGTGTGCTGATAAACTATAATTACCATCCCAATACCCAGCTCGACGAATCGAAGGATTATATCACAGACGTAGCGTCGTCAGCTACCTTCTTTAGCCATGCCCTGCATGAGCGTGGCTTCTTACGTAAAAGGATCGCTGCGAATGCTTACCTGAAAAACAAGATCAACAACAAGCATAACATCATCACCAATGCTGACTATACCCGCAACTTCACCAAAAGCCGCCAGCTATTAGACAATAAAAATCAAAAGTTGTCGGGCGAAGACCTGGGTAACGGCCTGCTGGTGAGGAGCTGGACACCCACAACCATAGACGCTAAAAGTCTGAAGTCTGACTATACTGGCGAACTATCTAAAACAACGAAAATAGAAGCCGGCGTTAAATGCAGTTACACAACAACTGACAACAATGCCATGTTCGATATTTACACTCCCGAGGGGTGGGTATACGACAGTGCACGCACTAACCGATTCGTGTATAAAGAGAATATCAACGCTGCTTATTTTTCGGTGAACCACCAGTTTGGCGAGCGCTGGAAAACACAGGCTGGCCTGCGCATGGAGAATACCAACACCAGCGGATTGCAGGATATAGGCAACCAGTATTTCGAAAGACATTTCACCAACGTCTTCCCGACAGCTTATATCTCGTACACCGTCAACAAAAAGAACGAGGTCCAACTCAACTGCGGTCGCCGCATAAACAGGCCGCAGTATAACAGGCTAAATCCTTTTGCAGAATACATCTCGCAGTACTATTACGAAATAGGTAACCCCGAGCTAAACCCTGAAATAACGACCGATGTTGAGCTGACGCACGTATACAATAGTATGCTCACGACACGCGCATGGTACTCAAAAACTACAAGCGGCATGAACGCCGTAACCTTTAAAGACAGCAAACCCAACACCGCTTATCGTCAGTTTATCAATATAGCCGAGGGATCTAATACAGGTTTATCTGCCAGCATGTATAAAAAACTACTCGACTGGTGGGAGATCAGTATCAACGGCTGGGCCAGCTATACCAGTTTCTATAATGCCAATACAAAAGAACATCGATCTGGCAGCGGCTGGGGCGTAGACCTTGATAGCCAGTTTGCATTTAAAGACGGCTGGAAGGCAGAGACACATATTGGCTTTACCGGTCCTTACCAGGATGGTTTGTACACCCGTGTTAAACCAGCGATATGGACATCAGCAGGGGTATCAAAAAAAGTGTTGAAAGACTCGGGTACCATTGCACTCAACATCGAAGATCCATTCCTGGCGTACAGGCATATATGGGCTTCTAATACGGGTGAAGTCATTGCCAACGGTCAATTCAAATACCATACTATCCACTATGGCCTCAGCTTTGTCTACAACTTCGGTCGCGAAACCAACGGCAAGCAGCGCGAAAATGTTACAGACGAAGCAAAAAGGATGTAA
- a CDS encoding penicillin-binding protein → MKVKKDIRFRVYVAFTCICLLGVAVLIKAAHIQAVEGPRLKKMSQEMHTRTTNLPAERGNIYTEDGQLLCSTIPQFDVRIDFSVIDKDTFNAKVDSLALCLSQLFRDGSPEAYKQQLTLAHNQKKRYFLLKKNLPYYQYQTVRSFPIFNKGKRRGGFIEEPKSKRINPYGMLAYRTIGLWRANSQAIGMEATYDSVLNGEDGTRIEQKMTGNVWVPVEGAEVEPQDGKDLVTTLDIGIQDVAEHAMMSVLQQYECLYGTCIVMEVETGKIKALVNLGRQRNGSYWEDFNYAMIPTEPGSTFKLMTLISLLNDGYVNVENKVDCQGGQMRFGNRTMRDSHLGLGSLTIRDAFAHSSNVAMAKLAYQYYYKNPQHYVDNLKKLHLHERTGIDIAGERRPLVKSPASKSWSATTLPWMAHGYEVLISPLHTCMIYNAVANNGRLMRPYLISAVREYGKNVKTFRPQVIEDAIADSSSIRQLQACMREVAISGTAKHIQGPFYNIAGKTGTAQVADKGIKYSDRVYQGSFVGYFPAEKPKYTVAVVVRTKPHSGAYYGGTIAAPVFRMVADKIFASSNGAWGGPLDSLAGISKNKMLAQQATARAYYTLLGSLGQKVEIEPGNQIAQLVSDTVKKQMQLQPGSVVKGLVPDVSGLGLKDAVYLLEKEGLNVHIKGRGRVTMQSIAPGSPAAKGQTIVLQLS, encoded by the coding sequence TTGAAAGTTAAAAAAGACATACGGTTCCGTGTTTATGTTGCCTTCACCTGCATTTGCCTGCTGGGTGTTGCGGTGCTTATAAAAGCTGCACACATACAGGCGGTGGAAGGGCCGAGGCTGAAGAAGATGTCGCAGGAAATGCACACCCGCACCACTAATCTGCCTGCTGAACGTGGTAATATATATACCGAGGACGGCCAGTTGTTGTGTTCCACTATACCCCAGTTCGATGTGCGTATAGACTTTAGTGTTATTGATAAGGATACATTCAATGCAAAAGTGGATAGCCTGGCCCTGTGCCTGTCGCAGCTGTTTCGCGATGGTTCGCCCGAAGCATATAAGCAACAACTTACACTGGCGCACAACCAGAAGAAGCGTTACTTCCTGCTGAAAAAAAATCTGCCTTACTACCAATACCAGACGGTAAGGTCGTTCCCGATTTTTAATAAAGGCAAACGCAGGGGTGGCTTTATTGAAGAGCCGAAGAGCAAACGCATCAACCCGTATGGCATGCTGGCTTATCGTACAATCGGCCTGTGGCGTGCTAACAGCCAGGCCATCGGTATGGAGGCCACTTATGACAGCGTGCTGAATGGTGAAGACGGCACCCGTATAGAGCAGAAGATGACCGGTAACGTTTGGGTGCCGGTTGAAGGTGCTGAGGTAGAGCCGCAGGATGGCAAGGACCTGGTTACAACATTAGATATAGGCATACAAGATGTAGCTGAGCATGCTATGATGAGCGTGCTGCAACAATACGAATGTTTGTATGGTACCTGCATCGTGATGGAAGTAGAAACAGGAAAGATCAAGGCACTGGTAAACCTGGGCAGGCAAAGGAATGGTAGCTACTGGGAAGATTTCAACTACGCAATGATCCCAACTGAGCCAGGCTCAACATTCAAGCTGATGACCCTGATATCGCTGTTGAACGATGGTTATGTAAACGTGGAGAATAAAGTGGACTGCCAGGGCGGACAAATGAGGTTTGGTAACCGTACAATGCGTGACTCGCACCTCGGTCTAGGCTCGCTGACTATTCGTGACGCCTTCGCGCATTCATCGAACGTAGCCATGGCCAAGCTGGCGTATCAATATTATTATAAGAATCCGCAGCACTACGTAGATAACCTGAAGAAACTGCACCTGCACGAACGTACTGGTATCGATATAGCTGGTGAACGCAGGCCACTGGTAAAATCGCCGGCAAGCAAAAGCTGGAGCGCAACGACGCTGCCCTGGATGGCGCACGGTTATGAAGTGTTGATCAGTCCGCTGCACACCTGCATGATCTATAATGCAGTTGCCAACAACGGCAGGCTGATGCGTCCTTACCTGATCAGCGCCGTGCGTGAATATGGTAAGAATGTGAAAACATTCCGTCCGCAGGTGATAGAAGACGCAATTGCTGATTCAAGCTCTATCAGGCAGCTGCAGGCGTGTATGCGCGAAGTAGCCATCTCGGGTACGGCGAAACATATTCAAGGTCCGTTCTACAATATAGCAGGTAAAACAGGTACTGCGCAGGTAGCAGATAAAGGTATCAAGTACAGCGACCGTGTTTATCAAGGTTCGTTCGTGGGTTACTTCCCGGCTGAAAAGCCTAAGTATACAGTTGCAGTTGTTGTTCGTACCAAGCCGCACTCGGGTGCTTATTATGGTGGTACCATTGCTGCGCCTGTGTTCCGTATGGTGGCCGACAAAATATTTGCTTCGTCGAACGGTGCGTGGGGTGGTCCACTGGACAGCCTGGCCGGTATTAGCAAGAACAAGATGCTGGCGCAACAGGCTACAGCGCGTGCTTACTACACGCTGCTCGGTAGCCTGGGTCAGAAGGTGGAGATCGAGCCGGGTAACCAGATAGCCCAGTTGGTATCTGACACGGTGAAAAAGCAAATGCAGCTGCAACCGGGTAGTGTAGTGAAAGGTCTCGTGCCGGATGTGAGCGGACTGGGTTTGAAGGACGCTGTGTATTTATTAGAAAAAGAAGGACTGAACGTACACATAAAAGGTCGCGGAAGGGTGACGATGCAATCGATAGCACCGGGTAGTCCTGCGGCAAAAGGACAAACTATAGTACTGCAACTAAGCTAA
- a CDS encoding outer membrane protein assembly factor BamD: protein MLLRVRNLFILLAIAVSFAACNSYEKVLKSNDVNFKLTKANQYYDKKQYAQAIAVYENLIPVMKNTKNYEPMYYRYAWSYYNLKDYLSASYHFRNFVDFFPNSKDAEDMEYMHSYALYKLSPKPSLEQTNTIKALEAMQSFINTHPESKRVAEANKIIFEGRQKLETKDADAAKLYYNIGHYKAAGVAYKNLLRNYPESAYADFYHYMIVRAWYRYAKASITTKQEERYASAVEAYKELVDTYPKSTYLRDAEKVFTLADYQIKKIRNEHK, encoded by the coding sequence ATGCTCCTACGCGTTAGAAATTTATTCATCCTTCTGGCCATTGCCGTTTCGTTCGCAGCTTGTAACAGCTACGAGAAGGTCCTGAAAAGCAATGATGTCAACTTCAAGCTGACAAAGGCCAACCAGTATTACGATAAGAAGCAATATGCCCAGGCAATTGCGGTGTACGAGAACCTGATTCCCGTAATGAAGAACACCAAGAACTATGAGCCTATGTACTATAGGTACGCATGGTCTTATTACAACCTGAAAGACTACTTGTCGGCATCTTACCACTTCAGGAACTTCGTCGACTTCTTCCCCAACAGCAAGGATGCGGAAGATATGGAATATATGCACTCTTACGCCCTGTATAAGCTGTCTCCTAAGCCATCGCTGGAGCAGACCAATACGATAAAAGCACTGGAGGCTATGCAGTCGTTCATCAATACTCACCCGGAATCCAAGCGCGTGGCAGAGGCCAACAAGATCATCTTTGAAGGCCGCCAGAAGCTGGAAACCAAGGATGCGGATGCAGCTAAGTTATATTACAACATTGGCCACTATAAAGCTGCCGGTGTTGCCTACAAAAACCTGTTGCGCAACTACCCTGAATCAGCCTACGCTGACTTCTACCACTACATGATCGTACGTGCATGGTACCGCTATGCAAAAGCCAGCATCACCACCAAGCAGGAAGAGCGCTATGCCAGCGCTGTGGAGGCTTATAAAGAATTAGTTGACACCTATCCGAAGTCTACGTATCTTCGCGATGCTGAAAAAGTATTTACATTAGCAGACTATCAAATAAAAAAAATACGCAATGAGCACAAGTAA
- a CDS encoding DNA-directed RNA polymerase subunit omega — protein sequence MSTSKKALASVNPLIETRDVVAMKEKTGNLYESIVVISRRASQLAVTMKEELHRKLDEFTVHADNLEEIHENKEQIEISRIYERMANPSLQSITEFNEDKIYHRKK from the coding sequence ATGAGCACAAGTAAAAAAGCATTAGCGTCAGTTAATCCCCTGATCGAGACACGTGACGTGGTTGCCATGAAAGAAAAAACAGGCAACTTGTACGAGTCTATCGTGGTAATATCGCGCCGCGCCAGCCAGCTTGCCGTTACCATGAAGGAAGAACTGCACCGCAAGCTCGATGAGTTTACCGTTCATGCGGACAACCTGGAAGAAATTCACGAGAATAAAGAGCAGATCGAGATATCTCGTATCTATGAGCGTATGGCTAATCCTTCGCTCCAATCTATTACAGAATTCAACGAAGACAAGATCTACCACCGTAAAAAGTAG
- the rsmH gene encoding 16S rRNA (cytosine(1402)-N(4))-methyltransferase RsmH, translating to MSDPTFYHTTVLLKEAVDGLAIKKDGVYVDATFGGGGHSREILKNLGEQGKLIAFDHDADAWRNKPEDSRLLPVTENFRYIRKFLRLHGQPEVDGILADLGVSSFQFDTAERGFSIRFDGPLDMRMDKRIELTAEQVLKTYSEQELHKMFEQYGEVRNSKQLAKHIVTNRDKVKLNTIDSLKAMLAPIMKGNPNRYLAQVFQALRIEVNDEMGALKDFLQQAAQSLKPGGRLSVITFHSLEDRLVKQYMKKGTWDEVETDVFGRVTEKPVLKLVTAKPIEPTEEEIKNNPRARSARLRIAEKAE from the coding sequence ATGAGCGATCCCACTTTTTACCACACAACGGTTCTTTTGAAGGAGGCTGTGGACGGTTTGGCTATAAAAAAGGACGGTGTGTATGTAGATGCAACGTTTGGCGGTGGCGGACACAGCCGGGAGATCTTAAAAAATTTAGGTGAGCAAGGCAAGCTGATAGCTTTTGATCATGATGCCGATGCCTGGAGGAATAAACCAGAAGACAGCAGGTTGCTGCCGGTGACAGAAAACTTCAGGTATATCAGGAAGTTTCTGAGGCTGCATGGTCAACCTGAAGTTGACGGCATACTGGCCGATCTCGGGGTAAGCTCTTTCCAGTTCGATACGGCAGAGCGCGGTTTTTCCATCCGCTTCGACGGTCCGCTGGATATGAGGATGGACAAACGCATAGAACTGACGGCCGAGCAGGTATTGAAAACCTACAGTGAGCAGGAGCTACATAAAATGTTTGAGCAGTACGGTGAAGTGAGGAATTCGAAGCAGCTGGCAAAGCATATAGTGACGAATAGGGATAAGGTGAAACTGAATACCATTGATTCTTTGAAGGCTATGCTCGCGCCAATAATGAAGGGTAATCCAAACCGTTATCTGGCACAGGTTTTTCAGGCTTTGCGCATTGAAGTGAATGATGAAATGGGGGCGCTGAAAGACTTTCTGCAGCAAGCGGCACAGAGCCTGAAACCTGGAGGAAGATTAAGTGTGATCACCTTCCACTCGCTTGAGGATCGACTGGTGAAGCAGTATATGAAAAAAGGGACCTGGGACGAAGTGGAGACAGATGTGTTTGGCCGGGTAACAGAAAAGCCGGTGCTGAAGCTGGTGACGGCAAAACCTATAGAACCTACAGAAGAAGAAATAAAAAACAATCCACGTGCGCGCAGTGCACGTTTGAGAATAGCAGAGAAAGCAGAATGA
- a CDS encoding DUF4279 domain-containing protein: MEQQNKEALILEKVFAEVNNPTWAMLEQFLTAHQIDYENGKPKVVHIDMTNPERALVYLAVRGQDFYYGAWVDTKDEIQLNWMDALPKIDIFLLAESETLTAEEMAALTRLDTQVARRIGELKSPKAKVEHKDSAIFIEPNPNPGFFDDKLLQLVDLLDDDKEGIRALAQKAETYIVATCLYYSGYWNLGQLKVDPKITKRIVDLNLGIAINLQAWGDPILEEPDVEELLQKLKEKDLRELEERKKPTRIP; encoded by the coding sequence ATGGAACAACAAAACAAAGAAGCCCTGATACTGGAAAAAGTTTTTGCCGAGGTTAATAATCCTACATGGGCAATGCTCGAACAATTTCTCACTGCTCATCAGATAGACTACGAGAATGGCAAACCGAAGGTAGTGCATATAGACATGACCAATCCAGAAAGGGCGTTAGTCTATCTTGCCGTACGCGGACAAGACTTTTACTACGGTGCGTGGGTAGATACGAAAGATGAGATACAGTTGAACTGGATGGATGCGCTTCCGAAGATCGATATATTCCTCCTTGCCGAATCCGAAACATTGACAGCTGAAGAAATGGCAGCGCTTACCAGACTCGACACGCAGGTCGCACGTCGAATAGGAGAGCTCAAATCGCCTAAGGCAAAGGTTGAACACAAGGACAGTGCTATTTTTATTGAACCTAATCCTAACCCAGGATTTTTTGATGATAAACTACTTCAGCTGGTTGACCTTCTTGATGATGACAAAGAAGGCATACGCGCGCTGGCTCAAAAAGCCGAAACGTATATCGTCGCAACCTGCCTTTACTATAGCGGCTACTGGAATCTCGGCCAACTTAAAGTCGACCCTAAAATAACCAAAAGAATCGTAGACCTTAACCTGGGAATAGCCATCAATCTCCAAGCCTGGGGCGACCCAATTTTAGAAGAACCGGATGTAGAAGAACTATTGCAAAAGCTGAAGGAAAAGGACTTAAGAGAACTAGAAGAGAGGAAGAAGCCAACTCGCATTCCGTAG